Part of the Brassica oleracea var. oleracea cultivar TO1000 chromosome C8, BOL, whole genome shotgun sequence genome is shown below.
GTTTGAGATAATAAAATTGGATCTGTTTAACCAATAAAAAAATTGGGTATAATAATTAAATGGGCCAAGAATGATTTTTCTTATGTTTCTCCATTTCTCCAGATTATAAAACATTAAAATCCCTAAAAAAAGGCGCAAAGGTAAACAAAAGTGGCTGTGAAAAGGATAAACAAAAAAAGTTACAGAAGACCTCACGACTCAAAGGTATGATTTCTTCTCCCTCTTTTTATCTTCTTTGAATTGAAGCATCTTACTGATAAATGCCTAAACCTTTTAATAAGCTTCGATGGTTCGTACCATCTAATTTCTCGTATCAAATTGTCCATTTAGATTAGATTCTATCCAGCTATGGCACTAGGTTATGCCTTTGTTGTACATCCACTAACACTTGCTTTCTCATATCGTGAGGAGGGAAGAAAACACTGATATTATACAAATCGTTGCGTGGATAATTTTTTCCTTGTTGTGATTACTCGGCCTTCGTAGTTGGTAACGAAACTCGTGAGTTGTTTCATGTTCTTGATATCAAATTATCAATCATTTGTATGTTAGTACATCTTATTGTACACTTCTATTAGACTATTACATCAAACTCCTACGTCTATGATTATACAAAAACTAGCAACTTCGTGATGATGAACTTTGCTATTTATTTACTGGGGTTTGAACATGATAAGAAGATTCTGATGGAAATTAGGTGGCTAGTGAAAAGAAAAATTAACTTGTATGATTGTTATATATACATATGACTGTTTACTTTTTTTCTGTCTAGATACTATAACAACAAGATGAATAATGAAGATCGATGGGAAGTTTTAGAAAACTCCACTGAAGAAGTAACAACATATGTGGAACCCATGTCTCCTCTCTCTAGACGAGACAGTGGATTCATTGCACTCTCTCCACTCTGTGACCACTACAACAATCAGATGAGGATTGATTCTCCTACAACTTGTTCAGATGAAGAAATCATTGAGTCTCTGTATCAAAACCTCTTTAGCATTGTTCTCTGTCTTCAACTAGAGGAGTCTGGTAATGATGGTTCCAACACACACCTGTCTCCGCCTTGCCCTGGAGCTCCATTGAAGCTTACAAGGTTTTCAAGAAACATGGATCCAGGATTCCAAAGAAAGCTCTTCTAACATTGGAGTTAACTTTAGTCTTGTTATGTTGTTGCACAAAGATCTTGTGGTAATTTGTATACTATTTGTACTAAGTTGGATTGTTTATTTGAAAAATGTCTTTTATTGTTTATTTGAAAAATGTCTTTTAAGAAAAAAGAAAAACAGCACTTGTCCCACAAAAGAAACCATGTCCCCCTAGAGATCAGACTGAGCCAACTCAGTTTTTATAAAATTATTTCGATGAATTATAAAACTAGATACAAAAATAATTAAACAAATTTATGGATTGGACTAATACTAAATTATGATTAAGTAATTTTAAACTTATTTGAATCGCATAATAATCGGATTTAAAAAAAAAATTGTTTCGACTATGATTGATTTTCGGCCAAGGCATACGCATAAACCAATTTTTAAAACATTTTTAACTTCATCAAATCTGAAATGACTTCTGAAAAAAAAAAACAGCAATTGTCCCATAGAGATCAGACTGAACCAACTCAGTTTTTAATCAAACCATATAAAACCAAACAAGCAAAGCAAAGCAATCAACACACAACCATTATAACTAGTCTCTTTTCTCTCAAATTCAGCTTCGGTCTCGACGAGCAGGAGACGGTTTAGGGCTTTTAATCCCCAGCTCCTGAGACCTACTCACCATTCTAGCCATTGAAGGCGTCTGATAAGCCTGCGGCGCGGCCGACCCGCATACGGGTTCACGAGCCGTTGCCCTTTGTGCCGAATGCGAGCTCATGCTAGAGAAAGCATAGGCTCGACCTGATCTCTCGTACATCCTCCTGCTAGTCATCCTCTCTTGCAAAGCACCAAGCTCTGAAGACAGCGACAGACAAAGCCCATCTCTGGCCCGAGCAGACTGCGTCTCTGCCAACTCCCTCTCACGGTTCCTCAGAATCCCAACCGCCCCCTCCAGGTCACCACCGTCCGCTAAAACCCTAGCCTCAGACATAGCTTCTGACACAAGGAACCTGTTTAGCTGCCTGTCAACCTCTACAGACACAACTTCTTCTCCCGTCAGCTGCTCCGGCCTTTGAATGCTAAGCTCTCCCGACTCCACGCGGACTATCTCTCTGCTTACAGCATCTTTATAAACGCATCTGATCTTCACCAACGGCATCGACTCGTCCTCGCAACGAGGGATCTCGAGAATCACGAGGAAGTCTCTTTCTTCTTCTGCGTACATGTCGCCAACATCGATCTTGGCGGTTCTCCCATCAGACGAGACTCTGCTTCTATAGCTTCCTGCTTTGATAGAAGATATCTTCAGCCCTTCCTCGTGAAGGCACTCGATCTCAACGACTTGGTCAAGAGCCACAACGCTGAGAAGCCCGCCAATGCACTGCGCGAACGCGTCCCGAATCACGGTCTCCGTCTCGATGAACGAGAAGGTACCGCTCGAGACTTGCGAGATAGTGTGCATCAGCTCGGCGTCGTGATCAGCGCCGAACCCGAATGTATGTATCGGAATCCGAGAACTCGGAATCAGACACTGGTAATCAGCTCTTGGACGAACCAGAGAATGAGAATGAGAGCGAGAAAGAGTGAAGTTATCCTGCCCATCAGACAACAGCATCATCCCTGAGACAGGGTTCTTCCACCTCCTATCCTCAATCACTCTAGCACCAATCTTGAGCCCTTCCGCGATGTTGGTCCCGCCGCCAGCGACCAGGGAGTTAACAGCCTGGATTGCCTCGCGCTTTCCCCTCTCAGACATGAGCCTGAGAGGGAACAGCCGGCGAGCGCCGGAGGAGAAGGCAATCACTGAAAGCCTATCCGTCTCGCCGAGATTATCAATCACAAACGCAACAGCGTTTTTCAAAAGGTGCAGCTTCGTTCCTTCCATGCTACCACTCACATCAAGAACCGCGATGAGATCCAAAGGCGCACGTGTTGCTGGTCTATCATCACTCGCTCCCTCCGCGGCCTTGAGATGAACCAGAACAGCGAAATCGACGCGAGCAACAGACTTTTCAACCGCGGAGACTTGTGGGAGAAGTTTAATCTCCAGAGCTTGATGTTCAGCAGCAACACCAGAAGGCTGACTCACTGCTACTCCATGAGGTAAAGGCTCATCATCTTCAAAACCGGTTTGAACCGGAAAGGTAGGGGCAGGGACAACACGGTCATTAACAAACAAAGGGACTTGTTTCCACTCGGTTCTACACAAAGGGCAGATCCTGTTGCCGTGTTTCACGTTGGAGGTGATGCAACCGAAGTGGAACGAATGTGAGCACTCTGCAGTAAATATTGCTTTGCCGTCTTCCTGCCTAATCTCATCTAAACAAATCGCGCATTTACTCT
Proteins encoded:
- the LOC106307561 gene encoding uncharacterized protein LOC106307561 — encoded protein: MNNEDRWEVLENSTEEVTTYVEPMSPLSRRDSGFIALSPLCDHYNNQMRIDSPTTCSDEEIIESLYQNLFSIVLCLQLEESGNDGSNTHLSPPCPGAPLKLTRFSRNMDPGFQRKLF
- the LOC106307560 gene encoding uncharacterized protein sll0103; translation: MENPKNSPDPSSPPPPRSTSSSGLPFSKSKCAICLDEIRQEDGKAIFTAECSHSFHFGCITSNVKHGNRICPLCRTEWKQVPLFVNDRVVPAPTFPVQTGFEDDEPLPHGVAVSQPSGVAAEHQALEIKLLPQVSAVEKSVARVDFAVLVHLKAAEGASDDRPATRAPLDLIAVLDVSGSMEGTKLHLLKNAVAFVIDNLGETDRLSVIAFSSGARRLFPLRLMSERGKREAIQAVNSLVAGGGTNIAEGLKIGARVIEDRRWKNPVSGMMLLSDGQDNFTLSRSHSHSLVRPRADYQCLIPSSRIPIHTFGFGADHDAELMHTISQVSSGTFSFIETETVIRDAFAQCIGGLLSVVALDQVVEIECLHEEGLKISSIKAGSYRSRVSSDGRTAKIDVGDMYAEEERDFLVILEIPRCEDESMPLVKIRCVYKDAVSREIVRVESGELSIQRPEQLTGEEVVSVEVDRQLNRFLVSEAMSEARVLADGGDLEGAVGILRNRERELAETQSARARDGLCLSLSSELGALQERMTSRRMYERSGRAYAFSSMSSHSAQRATAREPVCGSAAPQAYQTPSMARMVSRSQELGIKSPKPSPARRDRS